The genome window TTCCAGGACTTGTACCTCCCAATCCGGCGTGAGGAGCGTTTCCGCAAACGGAATGGGGTTATCCGGACTGCCGCCCAGCGGTTCGTCAACAGGCGCGGCCTGTGTTGGCGGGACTTCGGTCGCCGCTGGTTGATCCCCGGCGGGCTCCGAGATCACCTCGGGCGGCGCGGATTCAGGCGCGGAGCCTCCACAGGCAGCTGTCAGCAGGAACAGGATGCCAAGTAAAAACACAACAGTCTTGTTGGGAAACAACGGGCTCATGTCTATATTCTCCTTCTATTTTTAAAATCGATGGTTTGCCGAGGAATTACGTCGGTTGGCAACAAGCATACATTCACATACCGCTGTTTCCTATCCCCTATTCGGTTGATGCGGATTGTACGACATGGCGCAGCCCCTGATAAAAAAACCGCAGGCTCATCACCTGCGGTTTGCTTTCCGTTGTTATTACCGCCGCCTGCCGCCCATAAATCCAAGGAGACCGAACAACAGGATGGTTCCCAGCAGGAAGCCCAGATTGTACATGGGTCCGTTATTGTGTACTTCGTACATTTGCACCGCGGGATTGAAAAACGATACGAACAGGGTGATCAGAGCCACAAGTCCATGCCAAAACCCTGTACCGAAGCCGGGCACCCGTCCATTCTCAGCCGGCTCGTTCAACTGCGGGTTGACACCGGGCAGGGTAAATTGAATCTCGGTATCGAGCTCCTCGACGTTTACAGTGGAGCCGGGGGCACAAGCAGTCAGCGTGACGAGCAATGCGGCAAACAAAACAAATACGGGTATTTTCTTCATTTTTACCTCTTGGATTTCTCGATTCGATGAAACAGGTTTAGTCCATTCAAATCATACACGAAGCATGCTTCCCTCACATCCATCGGCTGGGGAGCATTTATCTCCGCCACTTGGGGGAGATGACGGTCAACACAAGGGAATAAAAAACCGCGGGCTCATCACCCGCGGTTCCCTCGAGACACACATAACCCCCTAGCCCGGCCTCTCCCCATCCTCCAACTCCGCCAACAACAAATCCAATGCCCCCACCGAGATCTGCAACTCGCGCAGGGAGATGCCGAGCGAAATGATCATCAAGACCAGCGCGATACCGAAACTCCACTGCCCGCCCGCCACCCAGCCTGCAAAGAGCGCGAACATGCTGACCACGCAAAAAAGCAGGCTCAACACGCCGTAGATCTGCATATTGCGGATGAGATACACGCGGTAGCGTAAATTTGCGATCTGGCGGAGCAGGCTTTCCTCATGATCCCTGCTATATCGATCATGCAAATTACGGATGATGGTCGCAAGGGTCAAAAAGCGATTGGTGTATGCCAGCAGCAATAATGAAACCGTCGGGAACAACAAGGCGGGGGTGGTGAGCGTGATCTCCATCCGACTACTCCATATCGCCGAACCAGCCCTTACGGATGAACCACTTGACCAGTTCCAGAACGGGGGTGATGGTGGCTGCCACGGCGAAGATGATCACCCAATCTATCGGCGGCAGGCTGTAGGTGCTGAATGGCTCATGCAGGAAAGGCAAGTACACGATCAGCAATAACAGTGAGAATTCCCACACGATGGCAAGGTTCAACCATTTATTCCGGAACGGCCGTTCGAATACCGTGCGGTGCTCCGAACGATGGTTGTAGGCCTTGAAGAACTGGATCACCACCAGCGACATGAAGGTCATCGTCATCGCCTCTTCCATGCTGCGCCCGGAGTTCAATGCCCAAATGAACAGGCTGATATTAACGAAACCAGACCAAAGCCCGGCGATGCCCAATATCCATTTTACCGGGCGGGTAAATATCCCGGTGAGCGGGTTGCGCGGCTTGCGGCGCATGATGTCGGCATCCGACGGGTCCACCGCCAGCGCCAGTGCGGGCAGGCCGTCCGTTGCCAGGTTCACATACAGCAGTTGCACCGCTGTCAACGGCAGTGGCAGGCCAAGCAGGGTGGCGGCAGCCATCAGGGTGATCTCGCCGATATTCGAGGAGAGCAGGAACATCAAATACTTTTTGATGTTGCCAAAGACACCGCGCCCCTCCTCCACGGCCGCAACGATGGAGGCGAAATTATCGTCGGTCAGGGTCATCGCAGCGGCTTCCTTGGTGACGTCCGTGCCGGTGATGCCCATCGCAATGCCGATGTCCGCCTTCTTGAGCGCGGGCGCATCGTTCACGCCGTCACCGGTCATCGCCACGATATGTTCGTTGGCCTGCAAGGCGGTGACCACGCGCAATTTATGCGCCGGGGAAACACGCGCATACACGTCGATGGTTTCCACTTCCTTCTTGAACTGTTCGTCAGACATCGCCTCCAGTTCCGCACCGCTGACCACCCGCCCGGTTTTCAACAAACCCAGTTCATTTGCCACCGCCCGCGCAGTTGCAGGATGGTCGCCCGTGATCATCACGGCGCGGATGCCCGCCTCCTCACAAACGGCGATCGCCTCCTTTGCTTCGCTGCGCGGAGGATCGATCATGCCGGTCAGGCCCAGAAAGGTCATGCCGGTTTGAGCGGTTTCAAGGTTCACATTCTCTTTGCAAGCGATCCCCAAAACGCGCAATGCCTCGCCCGCCATTTTTTGTGCCTGATCCAACACCTGTTTTCGTCCGCGCGCGTCGAGCGGCTTGGGTCCATCCGGGGTCAATTGCCAGTCACAATCATCCAGGATCACTTCGGGAGCGCCTTTGGCGTATGCGATCACCCCGTCCTTCGTCTGATGCAGTGTGGTCATGCGTTTTGATTCGGATGTGAACGGGATCTCCTGTACGCGGGGATATTCGGCATCGAGCGCCTCTTTCTGCAAACCAGCCTTGGCCGCCGCCACCACCAACGCGCCTTCCGTTGGATCTCCTTTAATATCCCATTCACTTCCCGATTCATTTTCCGCGCCGCTGACCAGGTGTGTATCAGATGCGAGCGTGGCGGCAGTCAGCATCTGGCGCAGCCCGTCCGGCATTTCAGTGACCGGTTTTCCATCGCGGGAGAACTCGCCGACCGGCGCATATCCCGGGCCGCTGACCGTGAACAACTCACCGGCGGCATATACTTTTCGTACGGTCATTTCATCCTTGGTCAGCGTACCGGTCTTATCCGAGCAGATGACCGAGGTGCTGCCGAGCGTCTCCACGGCCGGCAGGCGGCGGATGAGCGCATTGCGTTTGACCATTTTTTGCACACCGATGGCAAGCGAGATGGTCACCACGGCCGGCAAGGCTTCCGGCACGACCGCCACCGCCAGCGCAATGCCGAAGATCAGCATTTCGACAAAGGGTTGTCCGCGCATCAACCCCAGCGCCACGATCAACGCAACAACCACAAATGCCGCACGCGCCAGCGCCGTCCCAACGCGATCCAGGTTTTGCTGGAGGGGCGTACGTCCGCTTTCCACGGTCTGCAAGAGTTGGGCGATCTTGCCAAATTCAGTGTACATGCCCGTGGCCACCACCACAGCCTGACCACGTCCATAGGTGGCGGCGGTCCCGGCGTAGACCATGTTCGAGCGGTCTCCCAGGCTTAGTTCCGCATTGGGAAGCGGCTCTGTGGATTTTTCCAAGGGAACAGATTCACCCGTCAGCGCCGCCTCGTCCACCTGCAAATTGACGGATTCGAGCAGGCGCGCATCGGCAGGGATGCGGTCGCCGGTATGTACAAGAATGACATCGCCCGGCACCAGTTCGCGGGCCGGCACTTTGACTTCCGCATCGTCACGCAAAACGGAGGCTGTGGGAGCTGCCATGCGCCGCAAGGCTTCGATGGCACGCTCGGCACGATATTCCTGGATAAAACCGAGAAAGACGGCAAACAATACGATCACGGCAATCACAATGGACTCGACACCATGCCCGAGAAACAGGGAGAGGATGGTTGCACCGAGCAGGATCAATATCAGGATGTTCTTGAACTGTTCGAATAAAATTTCCCAGGCGGAAATGCGTTTGGCTGCCTGAATTTCATTGGGACCGTATTCGGTGAGACGCTGCTCCGCCTCCGCCTGCTTCAGCCCGGCAGGCCGGCTTTTTAGTTCAGCGAATACTTCTTCCGATGTTTTTGCGTACCAGGTATTATTGGTCTGCATTTTTTTCTCCTGTATATTTTGTTCAACAAAAAAGACCACCGCCCACAAGGCGATGGTCTTGCGTTTACGTTCAAACAGCCGGGAAATCTCTTTCCGTCTTGGCGACTGTTTTTCCCGAAAAAGTCCGGGCGCTACTCCCCATCGGAGTTGGGATAGTGTAAATGATTACCAAGCGGTTGTCAATTACGGTTCCGTTAGTTTTTTGTTGGAGAAGAGGCGGGGGCGTGCCTAGGGTATCCCAAAAGTTACCGCCTTTGGATTTACCAGCAGCATCGACACCTGTACGCCGAACTGCGGCAGATATGGGTTGCTGATGACTGCCTCGTACATGGACATCCAGGCGGTATGGGAAACATCCAGATAGGTTGCCAGGTCGGTCTGCGTTGAGACGCGCAGTTTGCCCTTCAATAAAAAGGTGCCGATCATGACGACCAAAGGTTGCATCGTACGGTTCAGTTCACCGGCATCGTAATCCAAAGGATCCTGTGCGGGCGGAGCAAGATGGAAGGCGATGACCCTTTCGGTTGGAAGAAATAATTCCGAAAAGGTCAGCGTTTTGGGAACTGTTCCGCCAAACGAAACCACCTGCGGCGATAACAGATGAAGGTAATTCGGAACACCCTGTGTGCGAAGCCAGATGCTGACACGGAAATTTTCCTTGACCACAACCTCCCCGCGTACCAGCATGTCTGAAGTATAAGCCATCACCATGGCCGTCTTTTCATCGGGCGCAAGCTGCCGCATCATTCACTCCTTTGCATGGATGCATTATACAACACCCTTCCATGTGACAGGTTGAGCGTTTATACTCTTTTCGTTATGACATTCGACCCGCCCAAGGAAAAACGCTGGATCATCCCGCCTCAGATCACGCCCGAAGCGGATGCCGAGCTGTCGAAATTTCCGCCCGTTTTGAGACAGATCCTCTTCAACCGCGGCTATGCCAACGAGGCCGATGCGCGCGCCTTTCTCAATGCAAAACCGAACATCAACACCGACCCGTTTCAAATGACGGGGATGCGTGAGGCGGTTGAGCGCATCCAGGCCGGCATCATGAACAGCGAACCCATCGCCATCTACGGCGATTACGATGTGGACGGGGTCACAGCCACCGCGCTGCTCGTGGAGACTCTGCAAAAACTGGATGCGGATGTGCGCGGTTACATCCCGAACCGTTTTGAGGAAGGTTATGGATTAAACAACAACGCGCTGGATGAGCTTAAAGCGGACGGCATCAAGCTGGTCATCACCGTGGACTGCGGCATCCGCTCGCCGAACGAGGCGCTTCATGCGCGCACCATCGGGATGGACCTCATCATCAGCGACCACCATCACCCTGACGCTGAAAACCTGCCGCCGGCCTTCGCTGTCATCAACCCCAAACAACATGGCGATGTGTACCCGGATAAGGATCTGGCCGGCGTGGGAATCGCGTACAAAATTGCGGAGGCCTTGTTTTCTATCCGGGCATCAAAGGCCGAAGACGGATTGAACGATCAATTCCTTGACAATCTTCTTGATCTGGTCGCATTGGGAACCGTCGCCGACCTTGCGCCGCTGGTTGGTGAAAACCGCGTGCTTGTGCGCAGAGGCCTTCGGCAGATGCGGCAGACCACGCGGCAGGGATTGTTCTCGCTGGCAGGGGTCTCGGATCTGGCACTCGCGAAAGTGAACGCCGGGCACATCGGCTTCCTGCTCGGTCCACGCTTGAATGCTGCGGGACGATTAAAGGAGGCGCTGGCGGCCTTTGAACTATTGACAACGACCGATGTCTTCAAAGCCGGTGAACTGGCACAGCAGTTGGATATGCAAAACCGCGAACGGCAGCGCATCACGCGCGAGACGCAGACGCGTGCCGAGGAAATTGCGATGGGCGAAGACCCGCATGCCTATCTGCTCTTTGCCGCGCATGGGGAATTCAATTCAGGCGTGGTCGGTCTCGCCGCTTCACGCTTGACAGAAAAATTCTATCGCCCCGCCATCGTCGCATCCAAAGGCGAGCAGGAGACGCGCGGCTCGTGCCGCTCCATTCCCGAATTCCACATCACGGATGCCCTCGATCAGTGCGCGGACCTGCTCGTCCGCCACGGGGGACATGCCGCAGCGGCAGGCTTCACGGTGAAGAATGAGAATCTGTCAGGCCTGGTTGCCAGATTGAAAGCCATCGCCGCGGAAAAACTGTCCGGCGAAGATCTCAGGCCGACGGTCACCGCGGATGCGGAAGTATCCCTCACGGAAGTGCGTCCGGACCTGTATGAAAAATGTCTGCGCTATCTCGAGCCGACGGGGTATGGCAATCAGGAAGCCCGCTTTGTGGCGCGCAACGTGAAAATCAAAAACGCTCGCACCGTCGGCGCAGACGGGAAGCACTTAAAGTTATCACTCGAAGATGAAAACAGATTTACGCACGATGCGATCGGTTTTCGGTTGGGCGGGTGGAACAAAAACATGCCGCCGCGCGTGGATATCGTATTCACCTATGAAGTAAATGAATACAACGGACGCGCGGGCTATCAATTGAATTTGAAGGATTTGAAAGCGGCGTAAATCTATCCCTTTTGCACAGGGAGTTTTGCGCGCCTCCACGCCAGCATGCCGCCCTGCATGTTGAAAACGCCAAAGCCCTCCCTTGCCAAAATCCTCGCTGCCGAACGGCTGCGGCTGCCCGTGGCACAAATGCAGACGATCTCGCGTCCCCTGGGAAGTTCCCCCATGCGCTTATATAACTCATTGAGCGGACAGAGTTTTGCACCGTGGATGTGTCCCTGACGGAACTCATCGGGCTGGCGCACATCCAATACCAGCGGATGTTTTCCGAATTTCAATTTTTCGCTCAGCTGTGTTGCCGTGATGTTCGGCACCGAAGGCCCAAACAATTTGGATAAGAAACCCATTCTTATCAGCCCTCCAATTTTGATTTTTTATTTCACCTTCAATTCATCTTCCCGTTCGGGAATGGTGAAACGGGTGATCGTCGTGTAATCCACAAAAGCGGGCATGAATTTATTCATGAAAGCAGTTACACTCCACAGCCAGGGAATGATCCACATGCGCCTCGGGCGGCGTACCAGTTTTACCACAGCCTCGCCGACCTGCTCCGCAGTCAATAGCATAAATTTGGGCGTGGAGGCATTGGTCTTGCGCTTGATGCCGGCGTGCCGGCTGAATTCGGTCACAACACCGCCCGGGTAGATGAGCGAAACGTCAATGCCCCAGGGTTTGACCTCACGGCGCAGGGCCTCGGAGAAACCATGCACGGCGTGTTTGGAGGCGGCATAGATCGTATAGGTGGGCGTGCCGACCAGGCCCGCCATCGAACACATGTTGATGATGCTGCCTGCGCGCTGTTTCATCATGAGCGGCAGCACCTGCCGCGTGGTCTGGATGACGCCCATCACGTTCACGTCAATCTGCGCCTGAATATCCTTCACGGGGTCAAGATTTTCCAGCCAGTCCAAGCGGCCAAAACCGGCATTATTGACCAGCACATCGATCCGTCCGAACTTTTCCAAGGTTTGTGCGACCAGCTTTTGGATATCATTCAGCCTAGAGAGATCGGCTTGCACAACAAAAGCATCCGCACCTGTACCCATCGCCTCGATCTCCTGCGCAAGCGACAGCAGCTTGTCCACACGGCGGGCGGCCAGCACCACCTTCGCACCCTGGCGTCCGAACTGGCGGGCGGTGGCTTCGCCGATCCCTGATGACGCGCCTGTAACGATGACCACCTTACCTTTAATGTCCATGTCATTCTCCTTTGATTTCGGTAGGGGCGCAGCGACGCTGCGCCCCTACGTCATTATGGTCCCCAGCGGGGCTGGTAATCACAATAATCGTTGTCCGTGATGCGGCGCACGTCCGTGCCGTCCACGCGCATGACGTAGATCTCGCAGCCGTGGTCATCACCGTATTTATCAAAGTAGGAGGTGAACGCCACCCACTGACCATCGGGCGAGATGGACGGTCCCTGCGAATTGCCGCCTGTTGGCGACAGCATGCGCGCGTTCGAACCGTCCGCATTCATGATGTAGACATCCCGATTCCATGGTTGACCGGAATACGTGACTATGAACTGTGCATCCGGCGACCAGTCGCTTCTTCCCCGTATCGCGGGCAGGCTGCTGATCTTTTGCAGGTCACTGCCATTGGGCCTGATCCTGTATAACTGTACTCCGCCCTGGGCATCGGATGCAAACAAAATATAATTTCCATGCGGTGACCAGGTTGGGTCCCAGCCTGAGGCGTTCGGGATCCTGCGCTGGTTGCTTCCATCGCGATCCATCAACCAGAGTTCATTTGAGGTCGGCGTGGATAGTTTGAAAACAATGGATTTGCCGTCGGGGGAAATTTCAGGGCCGTTGACGTTGCCAAGCCTGTCGGTCAATTGAGTGAGACTGCCTGTGACAATGTCCATTTCGTAAATCTCGTAGATATTTGGTTCGCGGAAGGCGGCATAGATGACACTCTTTCCATCGGGAGCGACAGATGGATAGTAATGCTGCCGGGTGTTATCGGTGGTCAGACGGCGGAAGCCGGTCCCATCCGCGTTGATGATGCAAATCTGATTATAGGCGGTGACTTTGAACACCTGACAGGTAAAAGCGATCCTGCCGAACGGTTCACCATCTGCGGAAACCGGGATGGCCGCTTGAGGGGGAGAGTCGACTGGCAGCGGGGTGGATGCCGCAAGCGTGGCGAGCAGGTCTTCGGGCGGAGTGGATCCGCCGGCCGGCAGGTTACAGGCAGCCAGGAAGACCATGACTGTCCACCCAGTCAGAACGGGTCCAATTTTCCTCTTAAAAAGATTCAAGGTAAAACTCCTCGCCAGCCAGAATCTTCGCGCCCACGCTATTACATTGCGGACAGACCGTTTCCTTTCTTTGGGGATGATATTTCAGAAAGCACGCCATGCACTGCAGCTCGGCGGGAATCATGCGGATATTTAATGTAGTTTGCGCGAGCGATGTTTGCGCCACAAGTTCTTCCCACTGTTCACGTAGCTGTTCTTCGTTAAGGTCATTCAATTCGCCGACTGCTAATTGAACTGAGTCCGCAGGCAACGGTTCCCGAAGCAGAAGGCTGACAATGGAAGATAATCGCGGGTTGCTATCCATAACAGTAAAACGCCTCAGGCTGGTCTATAAACGCACACCGCCCCTCAATGGGGTTCTGTCCAGTCCGTATAATCTGTCCAATCCTTAAAAATGCCTCAGGCTGGTCTATAAGCCGCATTCTGTCCGGCGGATCGCTCCGCTTGTGCAGTCATCTCTCTGGGCGGTGCGTCGCCGCGCCGCTCGATGCAGCCTACCCGGGACTGGCCCTTCCCACAAGAGGGAAAGGCACGTGCGAAGACGAGCTGTCTCCCATCGTCCACAGACGATTTCGTCCCTGCTTGGCCTTGCTCCCGGCGGGGGTTACCTGGCCACGCGCATTACTGCGCGCGCCGGTGGTCTCTTACACCACCTTTTCACCATCACTCTCACCCCGCAGGGTGGAGAGCTGTCTTTTTTCTGTGGCCCTTTTATCCGGCAGGTTCACGCCTCTCGGCGGTTTCCCCGCCCCGGGTGCTATCCGACGCCGTGCTCTTTGGAGTGCGGACTTTCCTCGATCCCGTCAACGCAGGACCGCGACTGCCCGACCAGCCTGAGGTAAATGTATGATACACGCTGGCGAGGGGAGAGTCAACGCTTGAGAGGTGGACATTTCGAGAAAAGACATTAAAATAGAGGAGCAGCTTACATTCAGGTACCATTAAAGAGGATCCATTTGAGCAACTGGCCCGGGAAGTTTGTAATTGGTCTGACTGGCAACATCGCAACCGGAAAGAGCGTGGTGCGCCGCATGCTGGAGCATTTGGGCGCATATACCATTGACGCGGACGCACTCACACACCGAACCTATGCCAGGGGCGCGCCGGGCTATCAACAGGTGATTGACCGCTTTGGCAAATGGCTGGTCAACAAGGACGGCGAGATCGACCGCAGTAAACTTGGCAATCTCGTCTTCAATGACGCCGAAGCGCTGAAACAACTGGAAGCCATTGTCCACCCGCTGGTGCGTCAGGCGACGGAAATCCTCGCAAAACGTGCATCCCAACCGGTGATCGTGGTCGAAGCGATAAAACTGCTCGAGGGTGAACTGCGAATGGTGTGCGATTCCATCTGGGTGACAAATGCCCCGGAAGATGTCCAGCTGGAAAGGCTGATCCGCAAGCGCGGGATGAAGCGCGAACAGGCGCTGGAACGAATCCGCATCCAGTCGGCACAAAGCGCGAAAGTGGCGGTGGCAAATATCGTCATCACCAACACCGGCTCCTATGATGACCTGTGGAAACAGGTCAACGAAGCCTGGAAAGAGGTTGTCCCTGCCACAAGCGGTGTGGAGCCCGCGGCTGCCAGGAAACCGCTGCCCCCCAGCGGCGAATTCATGGTCCAGCGCGGAAAGCCCAAAAATTCGGCAGCCATCGCTGAATTGATCACACGCCTGAGCAAAGGCAAACGCAAGGTCACCGCAGACGATGTGATGGAGGATTTCGGCGACAAGGCGTACATGATTCTTCAACAGGACCAAAAACTCGTCGGCCTGGCGGGCTGGCAGGTGGAAAACCTGGTAACGCGCACAACCGACATCTTCCTCGATGAAAACCTTGATGTTCAAAAAGCGCTTCAGACCCTGATCAAGGAAGTGGAAAGCGCCTCGAGCGAACTGCAAAGCGAAGCATCCCTTATCTTTGCCATGCACGATCTTTCCATGCAACAGGATCTCTGGAAGGGACTTGGCTACGAAAAACGCACAGCCGAGACCCTCGGTGTGCAAGCCTGGCAGGATGCCGCAAGCGAATCCACAACCGCGGGAAGTTCGCTCTTCTTCAAACAATTGCGCAGGGACCGCGTCCTGCGCCCCATCTAGAGGTTGGCAGCCGGTGATTGCAACCTGTTACAAAAAATGCCGCACCTCCTGCTGGTAATGTATGCGGCACGCCATGGTATTCATCCATCCTGGATTGCCGCACCCTGACTCTCACCACCCTATACCGTGACCGAATTCCTGAACAACCTCTTCTTCATTTTTCAACGAATCAGCTGGCTGAGCATCTTTGACATCCTGCTCGTCACGCTGATCTTCTTTGCATTGCTTTACACCCTTCGCGACACACAGGCAATGGCCTTGCTGCGCGGAATGATCCTGCTGGTCGTGGCGCTCATCCTGCTCACCAGCCTCGTGGAACTGCCCGCTTTTTCGTGGTTCGCACAAAGCTCACTGCCGGCCCTGTTACTGGCCCTGCCGGTGATATTTGCCCCGGAGATTCGGCGGACCCTGGAACGCATCGGTCGCGCCGGGACCGTCTGGCCTGTTTCCGTTCAATCAGCGGATGCCAGCCTCGAGCAGACCATCCATGCCGTGGTTAGTGCAACGGCAAGGTTATCCGCCCGCCAGCACGGTGCGTTGATCATCATGCAGAGACTGGACAACCTCGATGAGTTCGCACAGAGCGGCGTTCAAATCGAAGCAAAAGTGACACCCGAACTGCTGTTGCAAATCTTCTATCCGAACACGCCCCTGCACGACGGCGGCGTAATTATCTACAACTCCAAGGTCATTGCTGCGGCTTGCGTGCTTCCGCTTTCTGCCAGTGGAATTCTGAACCGCACCCCGGAGCGTCAAATGGGACTTCGCCACCGTGCCGCGCTGGGCACCTCCGAAGCCAGCGACGCCATTGCCATCGTCGTTTCAGAAGAGACGGGCGCGATCTCCATTGCGCATGCCGGCAGAATGCTGCGCCGGCTGGACCCTGAACGCCTGGAAAATATTTTGATCGCATTCTTCCGTCCAAACGGCCGGGAATATAAACCGAACCTGCTTGAAAGACTTTTACCGGGTTTGTTTCATCGAAGAGAAGATAAATAATGTTTCGCTGGATCTCAAAAAATTACCGTACCTTCCTGTGGGCATTCGCACTTGCCATGGCCGTTTGGATTTCCGCCGTCACCTCCGCAGACCCGGATGAGACACGCCTGCTTCCATCACCCGTCCCCGTACAGGTGATCGGGCAGTCCCCCAATCTCGTGCTGAACAGCAGCGTCCCAAAGGAAGTGGAGGTGACCCTGCGTGCACCACGCTCTGTTTGGAACATGATCGAGGCGGATCCTCAACTTGTGCGGGCCATCCTGGACCTCTCAGGCATGAGTTCAGGGGAACACTCCGTTGAATTGCAGATACAAATTGATGTGCGTCCGGTACAAATCATTTCTGTTGCACCCCGCACAGTCACCTTTCTGTTGGAGCCGCTCACAACGAAAACCCTGAGCGTGGACTTGAGCGTCGCCGGAGAGCCCGCCATCGGTTATCAGGCGGGAGATGCAAGCATGGAGCCAATGGAAGTTGTGGTGGCAGGCGCACAGTCCCAGGTCCAGCAAGTGATGCGTGCGCGCATATCCGTGGACTTAAACGGCATCCGCGAAAATTACGAACAGACCCTGACGGTGGAAATCCTTGACGACAAGGGTCAAAAGGTGAACAGGGTCACGGTGTCTCCTGAATCGATCCATGTCACTCTGCCGGTCATCCAACAGGGCGGCTACCGTGATGTGGCCGTGAAGGTGACGATCATTGGACGT of Anaerolineales bacterium contains these proteins:
- a CDS encoding DUF2721 domain-containing protein gives rise to the protein MEITLTTPALLFPTVSLLLLAYTNRFLTLATIIRNLHDRYSRDHEESLLRQIANLRYRVYLIRNMQIYGVLSLLFCVVSMFALFAGWVAGGQWSFGIALVLMIISLGISLRELQISVGALDLLLAELEDGERPG
- a CDS encoding cation-translocating P-type ATPase, with amino-acid sequence MQTNNTWYAKTSEEVFAELKSRPAGLKQAEAEQRLTEYGPNEIQAAKRISAWEILFEQFKNILILILLGATILSLFLGHGVESIVIAVIVLFAVFLGFIQEYRAERAIEALRRMAAPTASVLRDDAEVKVPARELVPGDVILVHTGDRIPADARLLESVNLQVDEAALTGESVPLEKSTEPLPNAELSLGDRSNMVYAGTAATYGRGQAVVVATGMYTEFGKIAQLLQTVESGRTPLQQNLDRVGTALARAAFVVVALIVALGLMRGQPFVEMLIFGIALAVAVVPEALPAVVTISLAIGVQKMVKRNALIRRLPAVETLGSTSVICSDKTGTLTKDEMTVRKVYAAGELFTVSGPGYAPVGEFSRDGKPVTEMPDGLRQMLTAATLASDTHLVSGAENESGSEWDIKGDPTEGALVVAAAKAGLQKEALDAEYPRVQEIPFTSESKRMTTLHQTKDGVIAYAKGAPEVILDDCDWQLTPDGPKPLDARGRKQVLDQAQKMAGEALRVLGIACKENVNLETAQTGMTFLGLTGMIDPPRSEAKEAIAVCEEAGIRAVMITGDHPATARAVANELGLLKTGRVVSGAELEAMSDEQFKKEVETIDVYARVSPAHKLRVVTALQANEHIVAMTGDGVNDAPALKKADIGIAMGITGTDVTKEAAAMTLTDDNFASIVAAVEEGRGVFGNIKKYLMFLLSSNIGEITLMAAATLLGLPLPLTAVQLLYVNLATDGLPALALAVDPSDADIMRRKPRNPLTGIFTRPVKWILGIAGLWSGFVNISLFIWALNSGRSMEEAMTMTFMSLVVIQFFKAYNHRSEHRTVFERPFRNKWLNLAIVWEFSLLLLIVYLPFLHEPFSTYSLPPIDWVIIFAVAATITPVLELVKWFIRKGWFGDME
- the recJ gene encoding single-stranded-DNA-specific exonuclease RecJ: MSVYTLFVMTFDPPKEKRWIIPPQITPEADAELSKFPPVLRQILFNRGYANEADARAFLNAKPNINTDPFQMTGMREAVERIQAGIMNSEPIAIYGDYDVDGVTATALLVETLQKLDADVRGYIPNRFEEGYGLNNNALDELKADGIKLVITVDCGIRSPNEALHARTIGMDLIISDHHHPDAENLPPAFAVINPKQHGDVYPDKDLAGVGIAYKIAEALFSIRASKAEDGLNDQFLDNLLDLVALGTVADLAPLVGENRVLVRRGLRQMRQTTRQGLFSLAGVSDLALAKVNAGHIGFLLGPRLNAAGRLKEALAAFELLTTTDVFKAGELAQQLDMQNRERQRITRETQTRAEEIAMGEDPHAYLLFAAHGEFNSGVVGLAASRLTEKFYRPAIVASKGEQETRGSCRSIPEFHITDALDQCADLLVRHGGHAAAAGFTVKNENLSGLVARLKAIAAEKLSGEDLRPTVTADAEVSLTEVRPDLYEKCLRYLEPTGYGNQEARFVARNVKIKNARTVGADGKHLKLSLEDENRFTHDAIGFRLGGWNKNMPPRVDIVFTYEVNEYNGRAGYQLNLKDLKAA
- a CDS encoding rhodanese-like domain-containing protein; its protein translation is MGFLSKLFGPSVPNITATQLSEKLKFGKHPLVLDVRQPDEFRQGHIHGAKLCPLNELYKRMGELPRGREIVCICATGSRSRSAARILAREGFGVFNMQGGMLAWRRAKLPVQKG
- a CDS encoding SDR family oxidoreductase, whose translation is MDIKGKVVIVTGASSGIGEATARQFGRQGAKVVLAARRVDKLLSLAQEIEAMGTGADAFVVQADLSRLNDIQKLVAQTLEKFGRIDVLVNNAGFGRLDWLENLDPVKDIQAQIDVNVMGVIQTTRQVLPLMMKQRAGSIINMCSMAGLVGTPTYTIYAASKHAVHGFSEALRREVKPWGIDVSLIYPGGVVTEFSRHAGIKRKTNASTPKFMLLTAEQVGEAVVKLVRRPRRMWIIPWLWSVTAFMNKFMPAFVDYTTITRFTIPEREDELKVK
- a CDS encoding hydrogenase maturation nickel metallochaperone HypA, whose amino-acid sequence is MDSNPRLSSIVSLLLREPLPADSVQLAVGELNDLNEEQLREQWEELVAQTSLAQTTLNIRMIPAELQCMACFLKYHPQRKETVCPQCNSVGAKILAGEEFYLESF
- the coaE gene encoding dephospho-CoA kinase (Dephospho-CoA kinase (CoaE) performs the final step in coenzyme A biosynthesis.), yielding MSNWPGKFVIGLTGNIATGKSVVRRMLEHLGAYTIDADALTHRTYARGAPGYQQVIDRFGKWLVNKDGEIDRSKLGNLVFNDAEALKQLEAIVHPLVRQATEILAKRASQPVIVVEAIKLLEGELRMVCDSIWVTNAPEDVQLERLIRKRGMKREQALERIRIQSAQSAKVAVANIVITNTGSYDDLWKQVNEAWKEVVPATSGVEPAAARKPLPPSGEFMVQRGKPKNSAAIAELITRLSKGKRKVTADDVMEDFGDKAYMILQQDQKLVGLAGWQVENLVTRTTDIFLDENLDVQKALQTLIKEVESASSELQSEASLIFAMHDLSMQQDLWKGLGYEKRTAETLGVQAWQDAASESTTAGSSLFFKQLRRDRVLRPI
- the cdaA gene encoding diadenylate cyclase CdaA, which gives rise to MTEFLNNLFFIFQRISWLSIFDILLVTLIFFALLYTLRDTQAMALLRGMILLVVALILLTSLVELPAFSWFAQSSLPALLLALPVIFAPEIRRTLERIGRAGTVWPVSVQSADASLEQTIHAVVSATARLSARQHGALIIMQRLDNLDEFAQSGVQIEAKVTPELLLQIFYPNTPLHDGGVIIYNSKVIAAACVLPLSASGILNRTPERQMGLRHRAALGTSEASDAIAIVVSEETGAISIAHAGRMLRRLDPERLENILIAFFRPNGREYKPNLLERLLPGLFHRREDK